A portion of the Cryomorphaceae bacterium genome contains these proteins:
- a CDS encoding acyl-CoA dehydrogenase yields MYLSPERAENLKFIEQSARDFAEQYIRPDMMKWDESQEFPVETFKKMGELGFLGVLVPEEYGGAGMNYQEYISVIVEISKVCGSIGLSVAAHNSLCTGHILQFGNEEQKKKWLPKLATGQWIGAWGLTETGTGSDAGGMATTAEKDGDYYVLNGSKNFITHAISGEIAVVIARTGEKGDSRGMTAFVIEKGTPGFSGGKKEDKLGMRASETAGLFFDNCRVHKDNVLGKEGEGFVQALKVLDGGRISIAALSIGISRGAYECALKYSKEREQFGQAIAKFQAIGFKLADMATKIEASELLTRNAAYLKENGQPMTKESAMAKYYASEASVWISNESVQIHGGYGYTKEFPAEKYYRDSKLCTIGEGTSEIQKLVISRHLLKD; encoded by the coding sequence ATGTATCTCAGTCCAGAACGCGCCGAAAACCTGAAATTTATTGAGCAAAGTGCACGCGACTTTGCGGAACAGTACATCCGCCCCGATATGATGAAGTGGGATGAAAGCCAGGAATTTCCGGTTGAGACATTCAAGAAAATGGGTGAACTCGGTTTCCTGGGTGTTCTTGTACCCGAAGAATACGGCGGTGCAGGAATGAATTACCAGGAGTATATTTCTGTGATTGTGGAGATTTCCAAAGTATGCGGCTCCATTGGGCTTTCAGTGGCTGCACACAATTCGCTTTGCACCGGCCACATTCTCCAATTCGGAAATGAGGAGCAAAAGAAAAAATGGCTACCCAAACTCGCTACCGGGCAATGGATTGGCGCCTGGGGCCTCACCGAAACGGGTACTGGGTCAGATGCCGGAGGGATGGCCACCACTGCTGAGAAAGACGGTGATTACTACGTGTTGAACGGCTCCAAGAACTTTATTACCCACGCTATCAGCGGTGAAATTGCCGTGGTGATTGCGCGCACCGGAGAAAAAGGCGACTCGCGGGGTATGACCGCATTTGTGATTGAGAAAGGTACACCCGGTTTCAGCGGTGGAAAGAAAGAAGACAAACTCGGCATGCGCGCCAGTGAAACAGCGGGCCTCTTTTTCGACAACTGCCGCGTACACAAAGACAACGTGTTAGGCAAGGAAGGTGAAGGCTTTGTTCAGGCGCTGAAAGTACTGGATGGCGGAAGAATTTCAATTGCTGCCCTCTCTATCGGTATATCTCGCGGAGCCTACGAATGTGCCCTGAAATACTCCAAAGAGCGCGAGCAATTCGGGCAGGCCATTGCTAAGTTTCAGGCTATCGGGTTCAAACTGGCAGATATGGCAACAAAGATTGAAGCGTCTGAGCTTCTTACGCGCAACGCCGCTTATCTCAAAGAAAACGGCCAACCGATGACCAAGGAATCGGCCATGGCAAAGTATTACGCTTCTGAAGCGTCGGTGTGGATTTCCAATGAATCGGTTCAGATTCACGGTGGATACGGCTACACCAAAGAGTTTCCGGCGGAGAAGTACTACCGCGACTCAAAGCTCTGCACCATTGGCGAAGGTACTTCTGAGATCCAGAAGCTGGTTATTTCACGTCACCTGTTAAAGGACTAA